The Daucus carota subsp. sativus chromosome 2, DH1 v3.0, whole genome shotgun sequence genome includes a window with the following:
- the LOC108203478 gene encoding uncharacterized protein LOC108203478, with protein MVRTKQTARKSTTGYAENCLRAKQRAHSSSVPPPEPIPFSVYADLRLELDTIQGKYDRLMERIEEVYSSDHIMGDGPKEKTISRLESLIQVATSRLEKMPVHRDRSSQLTVQMIADELRSMVKMLREDTTPNIPRTREEETEEEDED; from the exons atggtacgcacaaagcaaacagcacgtaaatcgaccactggctacgcagagaattgtttaagggcgaag cAACGTGCGCACTCATCTTCGGTCCCGCCGCCTGAACCTATTCCCTTTTCTGTCTATGCTGACTTGAGGCTGGAGCTCGACACTATCCAAGGGAAGTATGACAGGCTCATGGAGCGCATTGAGGAGGTTTATTCGAGTGATCATATCATGGGTGACGGACCTAAGGAGAAGACCATCTCTAGGCTTGAGTCATTGATCCAGGTGGCCACATCCAGGTTGGAGAAGATGCCAGTACACCGTGACCGGTCCAGCCAGCTCACTGTGCAGATGATAGCGGATGAACTTAGGAGCATGGTCAAGATGCTGCGTGAGGACACGACCCCTAACATCCCTAGGACCCGTGAGGAGGAGACCGAGGAGGAGGACGAGGACTAG
- the LOC108203990 gene encoding uncharacterized protein LOC108203990, protein MDLYSDRSWMARRKSSTQIGATAEFRAGCLAFLEYAYSHPECVNDRKQIRCPCWKCKNAKYLDRGMVNYHLLVSGFMRNYEECWWAHGQRRDGSSIAHTPSGGSTHRMNEMVHDLAGPDFDWEQTRGQPMNSDAKEFFKLLEEGSEPLWHGCTKHTKLSAVATLLNIKADHNMSHECFESLLKAIKSMLPEVEKLPDNYYYCKKMVKKLGLGYQKIDACPNDCMLFYKEDENMTKCTVCGHDRFKPKKDGVTTKKSSIPFKILRYFPITDRLKRLYMSSRTAEHMRWHARSPSNDGELNHPVDGQAWKDFDKAHPQFASETRNVRLGLSTDGFNPFGHSAVPYSCWPVIVTPYNLPPWMCMKQPYLFLSLMIPGPNSPGKNLDVYLRPLIDELKVLWRDGVQTWDVSTKSNFNLKAALMWTISDFPAYGMLSGWSTHGKLACPYCMEHTKSFNLQKGRKPCWFDCHRRFLPADHPFRRNREHFRKGKVENDNPLPRLSGTEVRARVMRLPVVPFGKNDKKINGFGESHNWVRTSIFWELPYWSTNLIRHNLDVMHVEKNVFDNVFNTVMNVKGKTKDNDKARLDLKDICKRPTLEIHESVNGKTVKPHARYTLTKKQVEEVCTWIKSLKLPDGYASNISRCVSDKTPNGKLKGMKSHDCHVFLERLLPIAFRDLLYKPIWDAVTELSRFFNDLCSKTLNEKDMNILEKNIIEVTCKLEKIFPPGFFDSMEHLTIHLPYEARVGGPVQYRWMYPFERLMGMLKRAVKNRACVEGSICEAYSFNEISTFVADYFPDEVLTKANRVSRHDDGGNIELNGRLSIFGLSGRAYGKGRRIFLSENDLLAAHTYILLNCDEIDEYVRLYDAELKVKHPNISDKDIQVNRYNGFSLWIKDKALSEGSMIPANVQALAMGPDMDQVSYNGYKVNGYDFHTKTYGSGKRTMNSGVCVQGDRYDELNKSFYGELEEIVELSYKGTYGGYINLFKCRWFDSDKGIRVDRHRIVDIDINRSAYSNEPFVLPNQTVQVYYTSGPGRKRDRPPSNWQTIIHTPARRREEVVSGEFYQEQMLHRPTIVNVDENEVIELDGGDEPHEIDPELILVPNDTDTEEEELLTDYDSESESEADDGYESIGDESDHSDYDT, encoded by the exons ATGGACCTGTATTCGGACCGTAGTTGGATGGCACGACGAAAGTCAAGCACTCAGATAGGTGCTACGGCTGAATTTAGAGCCGGTTGCCTAGCATTTTTGGAGTATGCATACAGTCACCCAGAATGTGTGAATGATAGGAAGCAGATACGGTGTCCGTGTTGGAAATGCAAGAATGCTAAATATCTGGATAGAGGCATGGTAAACTATCATTTACTAGTTTCTGGTTTCATGAGAAATTACGAAGAATGTTGGTGGGCACATGGGCAGAGAAGAGATGGTAGCTCTATAGCTCACACTCCAAGCGGTGGTAGTACTCACCGTATGAATGAAATGGTTCATGATCTAGCTGGACCAGATTTTGATTGGGAACAAACCAGAGGGCAACCTATGAATTCTGATGCCAAAGAATTTTTTAAGTTGTTAGAGGAGGGAAGCGAGCCATTATGGCATGGTTGTACCAAGCACACTAAATTGTCTGCAGTGGCAACATTACTTAACATCAAAGCTGATCACAACATGAGCCATGAATGTTTTGAGTCTCTTTTAAAAGCCATCAAGAGTATGTTGCCTGAAGTTGAGAAATTACCTGATAACTATTACTATTGTAAGAAAATGGTGAAGAAATTGGGTCTTGGATACCAAAAAATTGATGCATGTCCCAACGATTGCATGTTGTTTTATAAGGAAGATGAGAATATGACAAAATGCACAGTTTGCGGTCATGATCGGTTCAAACCCAAAAAAGATGGTGTAACTACAAAAAAATCTTCAATACCATTCAAGATTCTGAGGTATTTTCCAATAACAGATCGGTTAAAAAGGTTGTACATGTCTTCGAGAACAGCCGAACATATGAGGTGGCATGCGAGATCTCCATCTAATGATGGAGAACTTAATCATCCTGTGGATGGCCAGGCTTGGAAAGATTTCGACAAAGCACATCCACAATTTGCATCAGAAACCAGAAATGTGAGGCTTGGGTTGTCCACTGATGGTTTCAACCCATTTGGCCACTCAGCTGTGCCGTACTCCTGTTGGCCCGTGATTGTTACTCCATATAACCTCCCTCCTTGGATGTGTATGAAACAACCATACTTGTTTCTTTCGCTCATGATTCCCGGGCCTAATAGTCCTGGAAAGAATTTAGATGTTTACCTAAGGCCTCTTATAGACGAGTTGAAGGTATTATGGAGAGATGGAGTACAAACTTGGGATGTCTCAACAAAATCTAATTTCAACCTTAAGGCAGCTCTTATGTGGACTATAAGCGACTTCCCAGCTTATGGTATGTTATCTGGTTGGAGCACACATGGAAAGCTGGCATGTCCATATTGCATGGAGCATACCAAGTCTTTCAATCTACAAAAAGGTAGAAAGCCTTGCTGGTTTGACTGTCATCGTCGATTTTTGCCAGCAGATCACCCATTTCGAAGAAATAGAGAACACTTCAGGAAAGGGAAAGTTGAAAATGATAATCCTTTACCGCGACTATCGGGAACGGAGGTGCGAGCCCGTGTGATGAGACTTCCGGTCGTACCATTTGGCAAGAATGATAAGAAAATCAATGGATTTGGTGAGTCTCATAACTGGGTTCGAACAAGTATCTTTTGGGAATTACCTTATTGGTCTACAAATCTGATTCGTCATAATCTGGATGTTATGCATGTTGAGAAGAATGTGTTCGACAACGTGTTTAACACGGTGATGAATGTTAAAGGAAAGACAAAAGACAATGATAAGGCCCGCTTGGACCTGAAAGATATTTGTAAGCGCCCTACATTAGAAATTCATGAATCTGTTAATGGTAAGACAGTCAAACCGCATGCAAGGTACACATTGACCAAAAAGCAAGTTGAAGAGGTTTGCACATGGATCAAGTCCCTGAAATTGCCTGATGGATATGCGTCAAACATTTCAAGGTGTGTTTCAGATAAGACACCAAACGGGAAGTTGAAAGGCATGAAGAGTCACGATTGTCATGTGTTTTTGGAAAGACTCTTGCCTATAGCCTTTCGAGATTTACTTTATAAACCAATATGGGATGCTGTGACGGAACTTAGTCGTTTTTTTAATGACTTATGTTCAAAAACATTAAATGAGAAGGACATGAATATACTTGAGAAGAATATCATAGAGGTCACGTGTAAACTAGAAAAAATCTTTCCACCAGGATTTTTTGACTCTATGGAGCATTTGACAATACATCTTCCTTATGAAGCTCGTGTTGGGGGTCCGGTTCAATATAGATGGATGTACCCTTTCGAGAGGTTGATGGGAATGCTTAAGAGGGCCGTGAAGAATAGAGCTTGTGTCGAGGGTTCGATATGTGAGGCATACAGTTTTAATGAGATATCTACTTTTGTCGCAGACTATTTTCCAGATGAAGTCTTGACAAAGGCTAATCGAGTCTCAAGACATGATGATGGGGGAAATATCGAGCTAAATGGCCGACTTTCTATATTTGGTTTATCGGGACGTGCTTATGGAAAAGGGAGGCGTATATTTCTTTCTGAGAATGATTTGCTTGCTGCACATACTTATATTCTTCTCAATTGCGATGAGATTGATGAATATGTGAG atTATATGATGCCGAGTTAAAAGTGAAGCATCCCAACATATCTGATAAAGATATTCAAGTCAATCGTTATAATGGATTTTCACTGTGGATAAAGGATAAA GCTTTGAGTGAGGGATCAATGATTCCAGCTAATGTCCAAGCCTTAGCTATGGGACCGGACATGGACCAAGTCAGCTATAATGGTTACAAAGTTAATGGTTATGACTTTCATACAAAGACATATGGAAGCGGTAAAAGAACTATGAATTCAGGAGTGTGCGTCCAGGGAGATAGGTACGATGAGCTAAATAAATCTTTTTATGGCGAGTTAGAGGAAATTGTAGAGTTGTCATACAAGGGTACATACGGGGGTTATATTAACCTGTTCAAATGTCGCTGGTTCGATTCAGATAAAGGGATACGAGTTGACAGACATAGAATTGTTGATATTGATATTAACAGGTCTGCATACTCCAACGAGCCATTTGTATTACCAAATCAAACTGTGCAAGTATATTACACCTCTGGTCCTGGTAGAAAAAGGGATAGGCCTCCTTCAAATTGGCAAACTATAATTCATACTCCTGCACGCAGACGTGAAGAGGTAGTTAGTGGGGAGTTTTACCAAGAACAAATGCTTCACAGACCAACCATAGTAAATGTGGACGAGAATGAGGTAATCGAGTTAGATGGTGGAGATGAACCTCATGAAATAGATCCTGAGTTAATACTTGTGCCAAATGACACGGATACAGAAGAAGAAGAGTTACTGACTGATTATGACTCCGAGTCCGAGTCTGAAGCAGATGATGGTTATGAATCAATTGGGGATGAATCTGATCACTCAGACTACGACACTTAA